One window of the Nicotiana tabacum cultivar K326 chromosome 4, ASM71507v2, whole genome shotgun sequence genome contains the following:
- the LOC107759985 gene encoding uncharacterized protein LOC107759985 has protein sequence MISLVPADAGKPTVRLGKAAIVEGTCSWENPIYETVKLVRDPKTGQIKQNIYYFAVASGSSKSGFLGEVGLDFADLVEATETLVVSLPLMPLETGAILHVAVQNMQGAHGTRCSEDSEISRTESLDQSFETELGSDGHYGNGQCTSIEGENLNEPSHYLKKNSVPWDPQPKNSFVKQFTPQNAVNPLERHLHHRSSTDCSLGSDLDGSLIDTTYKSEEDLLRDNARETSSNSFESMKNKITMLERQAELSEIELQTLRKQTGKETKRAQEQSRHIANLKEERDVLKTECEKLRLRCTDEVDAVVSDSIESDDKSSTALLEEIRHKLQNEKNLNNKLMLKLQKTEDSNSELILTVRDLNKMLDQKDKDILYLSEKVRSNKDLLEAAAESNHLKIGQNEDRKAKELKIADVSPAMKQTIEKLQNEIEVYKKDNEELKAQMDQLESHCQLLKEENDDINHNLEQCEQQKVKTQQEHSQFLAAVKHFKLQVERLEEEMKRQTFQYSKSLDTINELETNVSTLENELETQTQEFEEHLEAVTQAKVKQEQRAVKAEEALRRARWSNAKAAQKLQEELKRLSDEMTLKIDEREKLASDAVIEANILREENKILEELLQKSEEEFKSAKDHYEREVLELKASSMEVGRPNAQQMEKSTAEMEIEQKLTKEKELERELASERREAEMFLEELIPLRTEVDQKKNVEETLQSEVEKLQLQNDEMRCSTDQLKLENENLMKLVLKLQGHRQEKEEEDEPPEEATPDIIVAGGRNCIRENIHHQQDAFTEERFVENGPSKIANITSREVDPGRASETINGHTQNILDPELLCEVALLKEKNNYMEHELKEMEERYSEISLKFAEVEGERQQLVMALRNLKNGKR, from the exons ATGATTTCATTAGTTCCAGCAGATGCCGGAAAGCCAACAGTGAGACTAGGAAAAGCAGCAATTGTTGAAGGAACCTGTTCATGGGAGAATCCTATCTACGAAACAGTGAAATTAGTCAGGGATCCAAAAACAggacaaattaaacaaaatatttACTACTTTGCTGTGGCATCT GGATCATCAAAATCAGGTTTCCTGGGAGAAGTTGGTCTCGATTTTGCCGATTTGGTAGAGGCAACTGAAACCTTGGTAGTATCTCTACCCCTAATGCCACTGGAGACTGGCGCAATTTTACAT GTCGCAGTACAGAATATGCAAGGAGCTCATGGGACCAG GTGCAGTGAAGATAGTGAAATTTCAAGGACTGAATCTCTCGATCAGAGTTTTGAAACAGAACTAGGAAGCGATGGTCATTATGGAAATGGACAGTGTACATCTATTGAA GGTGAGAATTTGAATGAACCATCTCATTATCTCAAGAAAAATAGTGTCCCATGGGATCCTCAACCAAAAAACAGTTTTGTGAAACAGTTCACACCCCAAAATGCAGTTAATCCCCTCGAAAGACATCTACATCACAGATCGTCCACAGATTGCTCGCTTGGCTCTGATTTAGATGGGAGTCTAATTGATACAACATACAAATCAGAGGAGGACCTTCTGAGAGACAACGCCCGAGAAACTTCAAGTAACAGTTTTGAGTCAATGAAAAATAAGATCACAATGCTTGAGAGGCAGGCAGAATTGTCAGAAATAGAACTACAGACACTCAGAAAGCAAACTGGGAAAGAGACCAAAAGGGCacaggaacagtcaagacacatTGCCAACCTAAAAGAGGAGAGAGATGTCCTTAAAACCGAATGTGAGAAACTTAGACTGAGATGCACAGATGAGGTAGATGCAGTAGTTTCAGATAGTATAGAATCGGACGACAAAAGTTCGACAGCTCTATTGGAAGAAATTAGGCATAAACTTCAGAATGAGAAGAACTTAAATAATAAATTGATGCTGAAGCTGCAAAAGACAGAAGACTCAAATTCTGAACTGATTCTTACAGTAAGAGACCTCAACAAAATGTTGGACCAGAAAGATAAGGACATTTTGTATCTTTCCGAAAAAGTTAGGTCCAATAAGGATTTGCTAGAGGCTGCTGCAGAATCAAATCATCTCAAGATTGGTCAGAATGAAGATAGAAAAGCTAAGGAGCTTAAAATTGCTGATGTATCTCCAGCAATGAAGCAGACAATTGAAAAACTACAGAATGAAATAGAGGTCTACAAGAAAGACAACGAAGAGCTGAAAGCACAGATGGATCAGCTTGAAAGCCATTGTCAATTGTTAAAAGAGGAAAATGACGATATTAATCATAACCTAGAGCAATGTGAGCAGCAAAAGGTGAAAACTCAACAAGAACACTCACAATTTTTAGCCGCTGTTAAGCACTTTAAACTCCAGGTGGAGCGGCtagaggaagaaatgaaaagacaaacaTTCCAGTACTCAAAATCATTGGATACGATAAACGAACTTGAAACAAATGTTTCAACGCTGGAGAATGAACTGGAAACGCAGACACAGGAATTTGAAGAACATCTGGAAGCAGTCACCCAAGCCAAAGTTAAGCAGGAGCAGAGGGCCGTAAAAGCAGAGGAAGCATTGAGAAGGGCAAGGTGGAGTAATGCTAAGGCAGCTCAGAAGCTTCAAGAAGAATTAAAAAGGCTATCCGATGAAATGACATTGAAGATTGATGAGAGAGAAAAACTGGCCAGTGATGCGGTGATAGAAGCAAATATTCTGCGTGAGGAGAACAAAATTTTAGAGGAATTGCTACAGAAATCCGAAGAAGAATTTAAATCAGCAAAAGATCATTATGAAAGAGAAGTTCTTGAGCTGAAAGCTTCATCAATGGAAGTTGGAAGACCAAATGCGCAACAAATGGAAAAATCAACTGCTGAAATGGAGATAGAACAAAAGTTGACCAAGGAAAAGGAATTGGAGAGAGAGCTAGCTTCAGAGAGGAGGGAAGCAGAAATGTTCCTGGAGGAATTAATTCCCCTGAGGACTGAAGTGGATCAAAAGAAGAACGTAGAAGAGACCTTACAATCAGAAGTAGAGAAGCTACAACTTCAGAATGACGAAATGAGATGCAGTACAGATCAACTAAAGTTGGAAAATGAGAACTTGATGAAGTTGGTGCTCAAATTACAGGGACACCGCCAAGAGAAGGAAGAG GAGGATGAACCACCTGAGGAGGCAACTCCGGACATTATTGTTGCTGGAGGAAGAAATTGTATTAGGGAGAACATTCACCACCAACAGGATGCCTTTACAGAAGAAAGATTTGTGGAGAATGGACCCAGCAAAATTGCAAATATAACAAG TAGAGAAGTTGATCCAGGGAGAGCGTCAGAAACGATCAATGGCCATACCCAAAATATACTTGATCCAGAATTACTATGTGAAGTAGCTTTACTGAAAGAGAAAAACAACTACATGGAGCATGAATTGAAGGAAATGGAAGAGAGATATTCAGAAATAAGTCTCAAATTTGCAGAAGTAGAAGGTGAAAGGCAACAACTTGTCATGGCTTTGCGCaatttgaaaaatggaaagagGTAG